A genome region from Bradyrhizobium commune includes the following:
- a CDS encoding NepR family anti-sigma factor — protein MKDLKSQASKSTTPGKGGLTPEIQSRIGHQLRAMYDDVVRQGVPDRFAELIKKLDAPGGPPQDQGNGGSNDNNGRD, from the coding sequence ATGAAAGATCTCAAGTCTCAAGCCAGCAAAAGCACGACCCCCGGCAAGGGAGGCCTCACTCCGGAGATTCAATCCCGGATCGGCCATCAATTGCGCGCCATGTACGACGACGTCGTACGTCAGGGGGTTCCCGACCGGTTCGCGGAACTGATCAAGAAACTTGATGCGCCGGGAGGTCCTCCCCAGGATCAGGGCAATGGGGGATCCAACGATAACAATGGGAGGGACTAA
- a CDS encoding nitroreductase: MDAQVNQNDRIGVLEELLNERYSVRAFLPKEVDRATIEHVLTTAQRTASWCNSQPWQVVIASGEAKERFRQLIYKEASGGLGDDYDFTPPREYAGVYLERRRESGFQLYNTLGIPRGDKTGYAKQALENYNFFGAPHVAIIHTNEPLGIYGAIDCGAYVSNFMLAAQALGLGTIPQAALARHSGLIRRHFNLPDDRRVVCGISFGYADHAHKVNSYRTSRASLADTVTFVEA; the protein is encoded by the coding sequence ATGGACGCACAAGTCAACCAGAACGACCGCATCGGCGTGCTCGAAGAGCTCCTCAACGAGCGCTATTCCGTTCGTGCCTTCCTGCCTAAGGAAGTCGACCGCGCCACCATCGAGCATGTGCTGACGACGGCGCAGCGCACGGCGTCCTGGTGCAACAGCCAGCCGTGGCAGGTCGTCATCGCCAGCGGTGAGGCCAAGGAGCGTTTTCGCCAGCTGATCTACAAGGAAGCGTCAGGCGGGCTCGGCGACGATTACGACTTCACCCCGCCGCGCGAATATGCTGGCGTCTATCTCGAGCGTCGCCGCGAGAGCGGCTTTCAGCTCTACAACACACTCGGCATTCCGCGCGGCGACAAGACGGGCTACGCCAAGCAGGCGCTGGAGAACTACAATTTCTTCGGCGCGCCGCATGTCGCGATCATTCACACCAACGAGCCGCTCGGCATCTACGGCGCGATCGATTGCGGTGCCTATGTCTCGAATTTCATGCTGGCCGCACAGGCGCTCGGGCTCGGCACCATTCCGCAGGCCGCGCTGGCGCGCCATTCCGGGCTGATCCGCCGCCACTTCAATCTGCCCGACGACCGCCGTGTCGTCTGCGGCATCTCGTTCGGCTATGCGGACCACGCCCACAAGGTCAACAGCTACCGCACCTCGCGCGCGAGCCTCGCCGACACGGTGACGTTCGTCGAGGCGTGA
- a CDS encoding enoyl-CoA hydratase/isomerase family protein has translation MSQPLLIEHHDGVDRVTLNRPDSLNALDPALVDALNAYFQGLQRNRDTRVVVLRGAGKNFCAGLDLKAAMARRAGQQEPPGVTESLDSQRRIADIVMLMRRCPQPILALVQGAAAGGGFALALASDIRIATRSARMNCAFIKLGLGGCDIGTSYFLPRLVGVSVASELILTGRFIGAERALAVGLVSEVVDEDKLDNAAEPYIDAMITASPVGLRLSKECLNMSVDAGSLEAAIAMEDRNQVLCSRAEEFSEGIRAFLEKRKPVYIRR, from the coding sequence ATGTCCCAACCGCTGCTGATCGAGCATCACGACGGCGTCGACCGGGTGACGCTCAATCGTCCCGACAGTCTCAATGCGCTCGATCCCGCGCTGGTCGATGCGCTCAACGCCTATTTCCAGGGCCTCCAGCGCAACCGCGACACGCGCGTCGTCGTGCTCAGGGGCGCCGGCAAGAATTTTTGCGCTGGCCTCGACCTCAAGGCCGCAATGGCGCGCCGGGCCGGGCAGCAGGAGCCGCCGGGGGTCACGGAGTCGCTGGACTCACAACGCCGCATCGCCGACATCGTGATGCTGATGCGGCGCTGTCCGCAGCCGATCCTGGCGCTGGTGCAGGGGGCCGCGGCCGGTGGCGGCTTTGCGCTGGCGCTCGCCTCCGACATCCGCATCGCCACGAGGTCCGCGCGGATGAACTGCGCCTTCATCAAGCTCGGGCTTGGCGGCTGCGACATCGGCACCAGCTATTTTCTGCCGCGGCTCGTCGGCGTCTCTGTGGCGTCCGAGCTGATTTTGACGGGGCGCTTCATCGGTGCCGAACGCGCGCTTGCGGTCGGTCTGGTCTCGGAGGTCGTCGACGAAGACAAGCTCGATAATGCAGCCGAGCCCTACATCGATGCGATGATCACGGCCTCGCCCGTCGGATTGCGGCTGTCGAAAGAATGTCTCAACATGAGCGTCGATGCCGGATCGCTGGAAGCGGCGATCGCGATGGAGGATCGCAACCAGGTCCTGTGCAGCCGCGCCGAGGAGTTTTCGGAGGGCATCAGGGCCTTCCTTGAGAAGCGAAAGCCTGTCTATATCAGGCGCTGA
- a CDS encoding acyl-CoA dehydrogenase has protein sequence MNFDDTPQEAAFRETARKWVAANAPKEFEQELSKSSLGRIRLAKHDMVEVGKAWQKKKAAGGWACLHWPKEYGGRGATPIERVIWQQEEGVYGKLTQPFQIGEGMCGPTVMAWGSEDAKRRYLPKLASGEEIWCQLFSEPSAGSDVAGLRTRAEKKDDNWVVNGQKIWTSGAHYSDFGLLIARTDPNVPKHKGLTMFFLDMKSPGVEVRPIKQANGMQEFNEVYFTDVVIPDSQRLGAVGEGWSVSLTTLMNERMSIGSRLATGVPEMFEFCSNLMLEDGLAIDDPAVRSKLASWAVKSSGLKYTSYRAISALSKGERPGPENSIGKLVSGMMLQDIATYAMDLQGAAGVLAGSDEETVHGQFQQMLLSSPSMRIAGGTDEILRNIIAERVLGLPGDIRVDKDVPYNKIPTKGR, from the coding sequence ATGAATTTCGACGATACGCCGCAGGAAGCTGCGTTCCGCGAGACCGCGCGCAAATGGGTCGCCGCCAACGCGCCGAAGGAGTTCGAGCAGGAGCTGTCAAAATCCTCGCTCGGCCGCATCAGGCTCGCCAAGCACGACATGGTGGAGGTCGGCAAGGCCTGGCAGAAGAAGAAGGCCGCGGGCGGCTGGGCCTGCCTGCACTGGCCGAAGGAATATGGCGGCCGTGGCGCCACGCCGATCGAGCGCGTGATCTGGCAGCAGGAGGAAGGCGTCTATGGCAAGCTGACACAGCCGTTCCAGATCGGCGAGGGCATGTGCGGTCCGACCGTGATGGCCTGGGGCAGCGAGGACGCCAAGCGCCGCTATCTGCCGAAGCTCGCCTCGGGCGAGGAGATCTGGTGCCAGCTGTTCTCGGAGCCGTCGGCCGGCTCCGACGTCGCGGGCCTGCGCACGCGCGCGGAGAAGAAAGACGACAATTGGGTCGTCAACGGCCAGAAGATCTGGACCTCGGGCGCGCATTATTCCGACTTCGGCCTGTTGATTGCGCGCACCGATCCGAATGTGCCCAAGCACAAGGGCCTCACCATGTTCTTCCTGGACATGAAGAGCCCGGGTGTCGAGGTACGGCCGATCAAGCAGGCCAACGGCATGCAGGAGTTCAACGAGGTCTATTTCACCGATGTGGTGATCCCCGACAGCCAACGTCTCGGTGCCGTCGGCGAGGGCTGGAGCGTGTCGCTGACCACGCTGATGAACGAACGCATGTCGATCGGCTCGCGGCTTGCGACCGGCGTCCCCGAGATGTTCGAGTTCTGCTCCAACCTGATGCTGGAGGACGGGCTCGCGATCGACGATCCCGCGGTTCGCTCCAAGCTTGCGAGCTGGGCGGTGAAATCGAGCGGGCTGAAATACACCAGCTACCGCGCGATCTCGGCGCTGTCGAAGGGCGAGCGTCCGGGTCCGGAGAACTCCATCGGAAAGCTGGTCTCGGGCATGATGCTCCAGGATATCGCGACTTACGCGATGGACCTCCAGGGCGCGGCCGGTGTTCTCGCAGGCAGCGATGAGGAGACCGTGCACGGCCAGTTCCAGCAGATGCTGCTGTCTTCGCCCTCGATGCGGATTGCCGGCGGAACGGACGAGATCTTGCGCAACATCATCGCCGAGCGGGTGCTGGGCCTGCCGGGCGACATCCGTGTCGACAAGGATGTGCCGTATAACAAGATCCCGACCAAGGGGCGCTAG
- a CDS encoding response regulator — MSRSQLVAEHLPLLRRYARALTGNQASGDAYVAAMLEAMLGDPSVLDESHGPRAGLFRLFTQIWNSVSVNDDAEVATLPMPPERRLSNITPLPRQAFLLLSLEGFSEEEVAFVLGSDVAETRRLADAAGREMAAEIATDVLIIEDETFIAMDLESLVKNLGHNVVGVARTHADAVALAKNRRPGLILADIQLADGSSGLDAVNELLRTFEVPVVFITAYPERFLTGERPEPAFLISKPFQPAMVSAVASQALFFQRNSRNRAPKAPAA; from the coding sequence ATGTCCCGTTCACAGCTTGTTGCTGAGCATTTGCCGTTGTTGCGCCGGTATGCACGTGCCCTGACCGGCAACCAGGCCTCCGGCGACGCCTATGTCGCAGCCATGTTGGAAGCCATGCTCGGGGATCCGTCGGTGCTCGACGAGAGCCACGGACCGCGCGCCGGCCTGTTCCGGCTATTCACCCAGATCTGGAATTCGGTGTCCGTCAATGACGACGCCGAGGTGGCGACGCTGCCGATGCCGCCGGAGCGGCGGCTGTCCAACATCACGCCGTTGCCGCGGCAGGCGTTCCTGCTGCTCTCGCTCGAGGGATTCTCGGAAGAGGAAGTCGCCTTCGTGCTCGGCTCCGACGTCGCCGAGACGCGGCGGCTGGCCGACGCCGCCGGGCGTGAGATGGCCGCCGAGATCGCCACCGATGTGCTGATCATCGAGGATGAGACCTTCATCGCCATGGATCTCGAGAGCTTGGTGAAGAATCTCGGCCACAACGTCGTCGGCGTCGCGCGCACACATGCGGACGCGGTGGCGCTGGCCAAGAACAGGCGGCCCGGCCTGATCCTCGCCGACATCCAGCTCGCCGACGGCTCGTCGGGGCTGGATGCCGTCAACGAGCTGCTCCGGACCTTCGAGGTGCCGGTGGTGTTCATCACCGCCTATCCCGAGCGCTTCCTCACCGGCGAGCGGCCGGAGCCGGCATTCCTGATCTCAAAGCCGTTCCAGCCTGCCATGGTGTCAGCGGTGGCAAGCCAGGCGCTGTTCTTCCAGCGCAACTCGCGCAACCGTGCGCCCAAAGCGCCCGCGGCCTGA
- a CDS encoding acyl-CoA dehydrogenase family protein has translation MNFDFSDDQKQLRDQARKFLAEKCSPKAVRIVLDGKAPYDKELWKGLAEMGFLGVAIPEEFGGAGAGHLELCVIAEEMGRANAPVPFSSTVYLAAEALLIAGSDAQKKKWLPAIASGEAIGTLALFEGKGNPSPKAIKLTASNGVLNGVKKPVADGAIADFAVVAARTGSSGRESDISLFLVDIKAGGVEVKSLTNLDPTRGQAELTFRDCKAEPLGAAGDGWSILTQVLDRAAVLCAFEQVGGSDRALEMGRDYALDRIAFGRQIGSFQAVKHMLADMYVAATLARSNSYYGAWALSTNAAELPEAAAAARISATQAFQHCAKNNIQVHGGMGFTWEFDCHMYYRRANAMALGLGSLTYWEDQLIDRMRKKNAA, from the coding sequence ATGAACTTCGATTTCTCCGACGACCAGAAGCAGCTCCGCGATCAGGCGCGCAAATTCCTTGCCGAAAAGTGCTCGCCGAAGGCGGTGCGAATCGTGCTCGACGGCAAGGCGCCCTACGACAAGGAGCTCTGGAAAGGCCTCGCCGAGATGGGCTTTCTCGGCGTCGCAATCCCGGAAGAATTCGGCGGCGCGGGTGCGGGCCATCTTGAGCTCTGTGTGATCGCGGAAGAGATGGGCCGGGCGAATGCGCCGGTGCCGTTTTCCTCGACTGTCTATCTTGCTGCCGAGGCGCTGCTGATCGCGGGCAGTGACGCGCAGAAGAAGAAGTGGCTGCCGGCGATCGCCTCGGGCGAGGCGATCGGTACGCTGGCGCTGTTCGAAGGGAAGGGAAATCCGTCGCCGAAGGCCATCAAGCTCACGGCTTCGAACGGCGTGCTCAACGGCGTCAAGAAGCCGGTGGCTGATGGCGCGATCGCCGATTTTGCGGTGGTTGCCGCGCGCACGGGCTCAAGCGGACGCGAGAGCGACATCTCGCTGTTCCTGGTCGACATCAAGGCCGGCGGCGTCGAGGTGAAAAGCCTCACCAATCTCGATCCGACCCGCGGCCAGGCTGAGTTGACCTTCAGGGACTGCAAGGCCGAGCCGCTGGGCGCTGCCGGCGATGGCTGGAGCATCCTCACCCAAGTGCTCGACCGCGCCGCGGTGCTCTGTGCCTTCGAGCAGGTTGGTGGCTCCGATCGCGCGCTGGAGATGGGCCGCGACTACGCGCTCGACCGCATCGCTTTCGGCCGCCAGATCGGCTCGTTCCAGGCGGTGAAGCACATGCTCGCCGACATGTATGTCGCGGCGACGCTGGCGCGCTCCAACAGCTATTACGGCGCCTGGGCGCTCTCGACCAACGCGGCCGAATTGCCGGAAGCCGCCGCCGCGGCGCGCATCAGCGCGACACAGGCGTTCCAGCACTGCGCCAAGAACAACATCCAGGTTCACGGCGGCATGGGTTTCACCTGGGAGTTCGACTGTCACATGTACTACCGCCGCGCCAACGCCATGGCGCTCGGCCTCGGCAGCCTCACCTATTGGGAAGACCAGCTGATCGACCGCATGCGCAAGAAGAACGCGGCGTAA
- a CDS encoding TetR family transcriptional regulator, translated as MIERSSIEISLSDIAQKSGANAALVKYHFGNKDGLLLALLERDAGTELSNLEYLLAQPITPTAKLKLHIGGIIRAYYRFPYMNRLIHYLLHESVAGSADEVSKFFVAPLLDFHRRLLAEGVSRGEFRQTDAVLFYTSLIGACDHLFFGRHAMSRATGVGPVTDEVCRQYIKHMETLICGGILTQAEEAAAAG; from the coding sequence ATGATCGAACGCTCCTCGATCGAGATCTCGCTCTCCGACATCGCCCAGAAGTCAGGCGCCAACGCCGCACTGGTCAAATATCACTTCGGCAACAAGGACGGCCTGCTGCTGGCGCTGCTCGAGCGCGACGCGGGGACGGAACTGTCCAATCTCGAATATCTGCTGGCGCAGCCGATCACGCCGACCGCGAAACTGAAGCTCCATATCGGCGGCATCATTCGCGCCTATTACCGGTTCCCCTACATGAACCGGCTGATCCATTATCTGCTGCACGAAAGCGTTGCGGGCTCAGCGGACGAAGTCTCAAAGTTCTTCGTCGCGCCGCTCTTGGACTTTCACCGTCGCCTGCTCGCCGAGGGCGTCAGCCGCGGCGAGTTCCGCCAGACCGATGCGGTGCTGTTCTACACCAGCTTGATCGGTGCCTGCGATCACCTGTTCTTCGGCCGGCACGCGATGTCTCGCGCGACCGGCGTCGGCCCGGTCACCGACGAAGTCTGCCGGCAATACATCAAGCACATGGAAACGCTGATCTGCGGCGGCATCCTCACGCAAGCCGAGGAAGCTGCCGCGGCCGGATAA
- a CDS encoding sigma-70 family RNA polymerase sigma factor: protein MPLTNSLRDDILAAVPSLRAFAISLSGNADRADDLVQETLLRALANIDSFQPGSNLPAWLFTILRNLFRSDYRKRRREVEDAEGNYAKTLKTQPAQNAHLEFEEFRTALDKLPQDQREALILVGASGFSYEDAASICGCAVGTIKSRVNRARSKLAALLYVDGAEDFGPDETVRAVIGGSGG from the coding sequence ATGCCTCTCACGAATTCCCTACGTGACGACATCCTGGCGGCCGTGCCGAGCCTGCGCGCGTTCGCCATCTCGCTCAGCGGCAATGCGGACCGCGCCGACGATTTGGTTCAGGAGACGCTGTTGCGCGCGCTCGCCAACATCGACTCGTTCCAGCCCGGCTCCAACCTGCCGGCGTGGCTGTTCACGATCCTGCGCAACCTGTTCCGCTCCGACTATCGCAAGCGGCGGCGGGAGGTCGAGGATGCCGAAGGCAACTACGCCAAGACGCTGAAGACGCAGCCGGCGCAGAACGCGCACCTCGAATTCGAGGAGTTCCGCACCGCGCTCGACAAGCTTCCGCAGGATCAGCGCGAAGCCTTGATCCTGGTCGGCGCCTCCGGCTTCTCCTATGAGGACGCGGCCTCGATTTGCGGCTGCGCGGTCGGCACCATCAAGAGCCGCGTCAACCGTGCGCGCTCGAAGCTCGCAGCGCTGCTCTATGTCGACGGCGCCGAGGATTTTGGGCCCGACGAGACCGTGCGTGCTGTGATCGGCGGCAGCGGCGGATAG
- a CDS encoding acyl-CoA dehydrogenase: protein MNFDDTPQEAEFRATARAWIAANAPKPYEEELQKSSLGRTQLKNANILEVAKAWQKKKADSGWACLHWPKEYGGRGSSPIERVIWQQEEGAFGKLSHMFIIGHGMCGPTMMAFAREEHKRNYLPPLASGEKVWCQLFSEPAGGSDVAGLRTRAEKDGDDWVINGQKIWTSGAHYSDYGILLTRTDPTVPKHKGLTMFFLDMKSAGVEVRPIKQASGASDFNEVYFTNVRIPDHQRLGEVGDGWNVSLTTLMNERMSIGAGVSTGFPELFEYCTSLMLEDGPAIEDRAVRSKLASWAVKASGLRYTSMRAISALSKGERPGPENSIGKLVAGSMIQDVATYALDLQGAAGVVSGPEDAEVAGRFQAMLLRAPGTRVEGGTDEIMRNIIAERVLGLPGDIRVDKDVPFNKIPTKGRG from the coding sequence ATGAATTTCGACGACACCCCGCAAGAGGCCGAATTCCGCGCAACCGCGCGCGCGTGGATCGCGGCCAACGCGCCCAAGCCGTATGAAGAGGAACTGCAAAAGTCCTCGCTCGGCCGCACCCAGCTGAAGAACGCCAACATTCTCGAGGTCGCCAAGGCCTGGCAGAAGAAGAAGGCCGATTCGGGCTGGGCCTGCCTGCACTGGCCGAAGGAGTATGGCGGCCGCGGCTCGTCGCCGATCGAGCGCGTGATCTGGCAGCAGGAAGAGGGCGCGTTCGGAAAACTCTCCCATATGTTCATCATCGGCCACGGCATGTGCGGGCCGACCATGATGGCGTTCGCGCGCGAGGAGCATAAGCGCAACTATCTGCCGCCGCTTGCCTCCGGCGAAAAGGTGTGGTGCCAGCTGTTCTCCGAGCCGGCCGGCGGTTCCGACGTCGCAGGCTTGCGTACGCGCGCCGAGAAGGATGGCGACGACTGGGTCATCAACGGCCAGAAGATCTGGACCTCGGGGGCACATTATTCCGACTACGGCATCCTGCTCACCCGCACCGATCCAACCGTGCCCAAGCACAAGGGCCTCACCATGTTCTTCCTGGACATGAAGAGCGCGGGTGTCGAGGTCCGGCCGATCAAGCAGGCGAGCGGCGCCTCCGACTTCAACGAGGTCTATTTCACCAACGTGCGCATCCCCGATCATCAGCGCCTGGGCGAGGTCGGTGATGGCTGGAACGTCTCGCTGACCACGCTGATGAACGAGCGCATGTCGATCGGCGCGGGCGTGTCGACCGGCTTTCCGGAGCTGTTCGAATATTGCACCAGCCTGATGCTGGAGGATGGCCCCGCGATCGAGGACCGCGCGGTACGCTCAAAACTCGCCAGCTGGGCAGTGAAGGCGAGCGGCCTGCGCTACACCAGCATGCGCGCGATCTCGGCGCTGTCGAAGGGCGAGCGTCCGGGGCCCGAGAATTCCATTGGCAAGCTGGTGGCGGGCTCGATGATCCAGGATGTCGCGACCTACGCGCTCGACCTGCAAGGTGCCGCCGGCGTCGTCAGCGGCCCTGAGGACGCCGAAGTTGCCGGCCGCTTCCAGGCGATGCTGCTGCGTGCGCCCGGCACGCGCGTCGAAGGCGGCACCGACGAGATCATGCGCAACATCATCGCCGAGCGGGTGCTGGGCCTGCCCGGCGATATCCGTGTCGACAAGGACGTGCCGTTCAACAAGATCCCGACCAAGGGAAGAGGGTAG
- a CDS encoding SDR family NAD(P)-dependent oxidoreductase, which produces MQLKDVAVLITGGGSGLGAATARAMAAKGAKIGVIDQSKENAEKVAAEVKGVALHADVTDEDGIKAAIAKAEAAHGVARVLMNCAGIGGSQRIVGKDGVYPLAKFARIINVNLIGTFNCLRLFAERLVTIEPIGEERGVIINTASVAAYEGQIGQIAYSASKGGVVGLTLPAARDLASQKIRVNTIAPGLFLTPLLMGLNEEARKSLGAQVPHPARLGDANEYGSLAVHIVENPMLNGETIRLDGAIRMAPR; this is translated from the coding sequence ATGCAGCTGAAAGACGTAGCCGTTCTCATCACCGGCGGTGGTTCGGGCCTCGGCGCCGCGACCGCCCGCGCCATGGCCGCCAAGGGCGCCAAGATCGGCGTGATCGACCAGAGCAAGGAAAACGCCGAGAAAGTCGCCGCGGAAGTGAAGGGCGTCGCCCTTCATGCAGACGTCACCGACGAGGACGGCATCAAGGCTGCGATCGCCAAGGCCGAAGCTGCGCACGGCGTCGCGCGCGTGCTGATGAACTGCGCCGGCATTGGCGGCTCGCAGCGCATCGTCGGCAAGGACGGTGTCTATCCGCTGGCGAAGTTTGCCCGCATCATCAACGTCAATTTGATCGGCACGTTCAACTGCCTGCGGCTGTTCGCCGAGCGGCTCGTCACGATCGAGCCGATCGGTGAAGAGCGCGGCGTCATCATCAACACGGCTTCGGTCGCGGCGTATGAGGGCCAGATCGGCCAGATCGCCTATTCGGCCTCAAAGGGCGGCGTCGTCGGCCTCACCCTGCCGGCCGCGCGCGATCTCGCCAGCCAGAAGATCCGCGTCAACACCATCGCGCCCGGCCTGTTCCTGACGCCGCTGCTGATGGGTCTGAACGAAGAGGCGCGCAAGAGCCTCGGCGCCCAGGTGCCGCATCCCGCGCGCCTCGGCGATGCCAATGAATACGGTTCGCTCGCCGTGCACATCGTCGAGAACCCGATGCTGAACGGAGAGACGATCCGTCTCGACGGCGCAATCCGCATGGCGCCGCGGTAA
- a CDS encoding AMP-binding protein: MSGSAAAVMTKPAFRKVEWLARDIDVERRADGTVVLKSRIPLQAYEKHLPASLAKWAKQAPERIWLAQRGGPNREWRKVSYGEAKRTVDALTQALLDLKLEGRPVTILSGNSIEHALMTQAAMQARVPAAPVSPAYSLMSHDHVKLKYLFDLIKPAVVMVQDGPTFEKALKALDLSGVTVVHVARPCDGIKSVSFAELAATSVTKDVEDSVAKITPDTVGKLLFTSGSTGMPKAVINTQKMMCANAAMMMQVRPRTAGGPLPVVLDWMPWNHTMGGNAAFHPVLVDGGTLYIDDGRPMPGQLEETIRNLREISPTYYANVPAGYAALAAAMEKDDALCRSFFKNLSIMAYGGARLPDDLYDRMQALAVKTTGERIVFYTGWGSTETSPTSTGTYWDTERVGLIGLPFPGVELKMVPCGSKYELRLRGVNVTPGYFGQPDLTKKMFDEEGFYCIGDAGMFVDDSDPVKGIIFAGRVVEDFKLTTGTFVHVGSLRTDAIAAATPVVHDALVAGQDQCSIGLLAWPNLHACRQLVGNPELSFEDAVKHPEVIACFRRGLEAHNRECGGASSRVIARAMLMVEPPSIDGNELTDKGYINQRASLERRAALVERLYADKPDQDVIVLN; the protein is encoded by the coding sequence ATGAGTGGAAGCGCGGCGGCGGTGATGACGAAGCCCGCCTTTCGCAAGGTCGAGTGGCTCGCGCGTGACATCGACGTCGAGCGCCGCGCCGACGGCACGGTGGTGCTGAAGTCGCGCATTCCGCTGCAAGCCTACGAGAAGCACTTGCCAGCCTCGCTCGCGAAATGGGCGAAGCAAGCGCCCGAGCGCATCTGGCTGGCGCAGCGCGGCGGTCCGAACCGCGAGTGGCGCAAGGTCTCGTATGGCGAAGCCAAGCGCACTGTGGATGCGCTGACGCAGGCGCTGCTCGATCTCAAGCTCGAGGGACGCCCGGTCACGATCCTCTCGGGCAACTCGATCGAGCATGCCTTGATGACGCAGGCCGCGATGCAGGCGCGCGTCCCGGCCGCGCCAGTGTCGCCGGCCTACTCCTTGATGAGTCACGATCACGTCAAGCTGAAATATCTGTTCGACCTGATCAAGCCGGCCGTGGTGATGGTGCAGGACGGCCCCACTTTCGAGAAGGCGCTGAAGGCACTCGACCTCTCCGGCGTCACCGTCGTTCACGTCGCGCGACCCTGCGACGGCATCAAGAGCGTCAGCTTTGCCGAGCTTGCGGCGACGTCGGTGACGAAGGACGTCGAGGACTCGGTCGCGAAGATCACCCCCGACACCGTCGGCAAGTTGCTGTTCACCTCCGGTTCGACCGGCATGCCCAAGGCCGTCATCAATACACAGAAGATGATGTGCGCCAACGCGGCGATGATGATGCAGGTGCGGCCGCGCACGGCGGGCGGCCCGCTGCCGGTCGTGCTGGACTGGATGCCGTGGAATCACACCATGGGCGGCAATGCCGCGTTCCATCCGGTGCTGGTCGATGGCGGCACGCTCTATATCGACGACGGCCGGCCGATGCCGGGCCAGCTGGAAGAGACCATCAGAAATCTCCGCGAGATCTCGCCGACCTATTACGCCAACGTGCCGGCCGGCTATGCGGCGCTTGCGGCGGCGATGGAGAAGGACGACGCGCTCTGCCGTTCCTTCTTCAAGAACCTCTCGATCATGGCCTATGGCGGTGCGCGGCTGCCCGACGATCTCTACGACCGCATGCAGGCGCTCGCTGTGAAGACCACCGGCGAGCGCATCGTATTCTACACCGGCTGGGGCTCGACCGAGACCTCGCCGACCTCGACCGGCACCTATTGGGACACCGAGCGCGTCGGCCTGATCGGCCTGCCGTTCCCCGGCGTCGAATTGAAGATGGTGCCGTGCGGCTCGAAATACGAGCTGCGCCTGCGCGGCGTCAACGTCACGCCCGGCTATTTCGGCCAGCCCGATCTCACCAAGAAGATGTTCGACGAGGAAGGTTTCTACTGCATCGGCGATGCCGGCATGTTCGTCGACGACAGCGATCCAGTTAAGGGCATCATCTTTGCTGGCCGCGTCGTCGAGGACTTCAAGCTCACCACCGGCACCTTCGTCCATGTCGGCTCGCTCCGCACCGATGCGATCGCGGCTGCGACACCCGTCGTGCATGACGCGCTGGTGGCCGGGCAGGATCAATGCTCGATCGGTCTGCTCGCCTGGCCCAATTTGCATGCGTGCCGCCAGCTTGTCGGCAATCCCGAGCTGAGTTTCGAGGACGCGGTGAAGCACCCCGAGGTGATCGCCTGTTTCAGGCGGGGGCTCGAAGCGCATAACAGAGAATGTGGGGGCGCCAGCAGCCGCGTCATCGCCCGCGCAATGTTGATGGTCGAGCCGCCCTCGATCGACGGCAATGAGCTGACCGACAAAGGCTACATCAACCAGCGCGCGAGCCTCGAACGTCGCGCTGCGCTGGTCGAGCGGCTCTATGCCGACAAGCCGGACCAGGACGTCATCGTTCTCAATTAA